Proteins encoded by one window of Candidatus Nitrosocosmicus hydrocola:
- a CDS encoding copper resistance D family protein encodes MSIYKILAFFLVISFVSLCFVNFNLFVLAQTETTFDNTASTEAVTSINDAILKSFVIISQVAVLGIVFNYFFFSRFLSKKRGSSNNILNESKEQSIYYYSRTLKKVSSIVVLCCISIIIFSTCIILLQSYQLSQNLDLDLYSAFDILYTTSVGEVWLLRIVTSLVIIAMMIISYFVSKIGGKTNQGNNDDSNKITSNKTHNFRNNKLNQMFILIVMVLASINLFSNSMVSHSNSLSSLSTFAVPMDWIHFMAVSVWIGGLFYLSIILLKNLKPVDYNDAKSNSINPVSDISNNIMSVHSISISLMNFSFIVIIALCVIGISGLYLGYIHLQDFNSVFNTSYGQILILKLALAFPLIFIGRYNQLKIYKYTSLVANLVKNLSNNTTYEGISNQYRENRIELFRRLNRSLKIESLLGITVLIVASFLSVTSPPSLEAINQVSTTIQDKGVNDSGSAFFFYLVISLVVIISAFGIVNFKKNQQQIKKIFAITGGSG; translated from the coding sequence ATGTCTATATATAAAATACTCGCATTCTTTTTAGTTATATCATTTGTTTCATTATGCTTTGTTAATTTTAATTTATTTGTACTAGCCCAAACCGAAACCACATTTGACAATACTGCATCAACTGAAGCTGTAACTTCTATAAATGATGCAATTTTGAAATCCTTTGTAATTATTTCTCAAGTAGCAGTCTTAGGGATAGTCTTTAATTACTTCTTTTTTAGTCGATTCCTCAGCAAGAAAAGAGGTAGTAGTAATAATATATTAAATGAATCTAAGGAACAAAGTATATACTATTATTCAAGAACTCTGAAAAAAGTATCATCTATAGTAGTACTTTGCTGCATATCTATAATAATTTTTTCAACTTGTATAATATTGCTTCAATCATATCAGCTATCCCAGAATTTAGATCTTGACTTGTATTCTGCGTTTGATATATTATATACTACTTCTGTAGGTGAGGTATGGTTATTACGAATTGTGACCTCTTTAGTGATTATAGCTATGATGATTATTTCCTATTTTGTGTCCAAAATTGGGGGGAAAACAAACCAAGGCAATAATGATGATTCAAATAAAATCACTTCAAACAAGACGCATAATTTTAGAAACAATAAATTAAATCAAATGTTTATATTAATAGTAATGGTGCTGGCCTCGATTAATCTCTTCTCGAATAGTATGGTTAGCCATAGTAACTCTCTATCATCGTTGTCTACTTTTGCAGTGCCCATGGATTGGATTCATTTTATGGCTGTATCCGTTTGGATAGGTGGGTTATTTTATCTTTCAATAATACTTTTAAAAAATCTCAAACCAGTTGACTATAATGATGCCAAATCAAACAGTATCAATCCTGTCTCCGATATTTCAAATAATATAATGAGTGTTCATAGCATATCCATTTCGTTGATGAATTTTTCATTTATAGTTATAATTGCTCTCTGTGTCATTGGGATTTCTGGACTTTACCTAGGTTATATACACCTTCAAGACTTTAACTCGGTATTTAATACATCGTATGGTCAAATACTTATTTTAAAACTGGCGTTAGCGTTTCCATTAATTTTTATTGGCCGGTATAATCAGCTCAAAATATATAAATATACATCACTGGTAGCAAATTTGGTAAAAAATCTAAGTAATAATACCACGTATGAAGGTATTTCCAATCAATATCGAGAAAATAGAATCGAGCTATTCAGAAGGCTCAATAGATCTTTAAAAATCGAATCATTATTGGGAATAACTGTTCTCATAGTAGCATCTTTTCTTTCAGTGACCTCGCCACCCTCTTTAGAAGCGATTAATCAAGTATCAACAACAATTCAAGATAAGGGTGTAAACGATTCTGGCAGTGCTTTTTTCTTTTATCTGGTTATATCTCTAGTTGTAATTATATCTGCTTTTGGGATCGTAAATTTCAAAAAGAATCAACAGCAGATAAAAAAAATATTTGCTATTACTGGCGGGTCCGGCTAA
- a CDS encoding copper resistance CopC family protein, with protein sequence MKVLFVSIFALLYVVGTALSIYPVYGHANPITYDPTPNTVLDSSQSLPDKVTITFTERPEIKASSIKVLNSNNERIDSNDLKTTDSDKTLSVSLDKSKITPGIYTVNWAVLSKDDGHITKGSYVFTIDAKSTTTQTQNQQVNANTNGSTIFNKNYTTPDNIVLNFSIIPYKVGQNNFTLVVDFENGTAVQNIRNVFLEFNNAEKNLGPIAETMEKIDPGIFSKSGSFISQDGNWQIKVTVQRIGEYDINQAFDVLINK encoded by the coding sequence ATGAAAGTTCTTTTTGTTTCAATTTTTGCTCTTTTATATGTAGTAGGGACGGCATTGTCAATTTATCCTGTTTATGGTCATGCCAATCCGATCACCTATGATCCAACTCCCAACACTGTTCTGGATTCATCTCAATCATTACCAGATAAAGTCACAATAACATTTACCGAAAGGCCCGAAATAAAGGCAAGCAGTATAAAAGTATTAAATTCAAATAATGAGAGAATAGATTCTAATGATCTAAAGACCACAGATTCTGACAAAACCCTCTCTGTATCATTAGATAAATCTAAAATTACTCCTGGAATATACACAGTAAACTGGGCAGTATTATCAAAGGATGACGGACATATTACCAAAGGCTCTTATGTATTTACAATTGATGCCAAAAGCACCACCACACAAACTCAAAATCAACAGGTTAACGCTAATACAAATGGCTCCACAATATTTAATAAGAATTATACAACTCCAGATAATATAGTCCTTAATTTTAGTATTATTCCCTATAAGGTAGGGCAAAACAATTTCACTTTAGTGGTTGACTTTGAAAATGGAACTGCCGTTCAAAACATAAGAAATGTATTCTTGGAGTTTAATAATGCAGAAAAGAATTTAGGACCCATTGCTGAAACCATGGAAAAAATAGATCCTGGAATATTCTCTAAATCTGGAAGTTTCATAAGTCAAGATGGCAATTGGCAAATAAAGGTCACTGTTCAAAGAATTGGAGAATACGATATAAATCAGGCATTTGATGTATTAATCAACAAATAA
- a CDS encoding sialidase family protein, which produces MFANNIKILGIIVLITTFVFSNSLQHPDKIFATPASNMTNTTTTLSASNSSIPGEGISEMSINNTNSDNIGQIINASLSGATYSVFKNASTPAVAIDPNSGSLYIVFFKNETAGANLYIQKSTDMGKTFSQPVRVNDVKDSIKVEEQWSAPALSVGPNNDIHVVWYKADHSNPDKYPYGQVTIQYSRSLDGGMTFAPAINPAPNDPKGEQSYPFLAVSSDDKVYISYLNLDYDKPTDLSGTPTVLRVVSSQDGGATFANSSIADNSACQCCSTVVKFGPQDDVYVTSRSTFQNHSVALTNDTKTAYQSDSGQNQTIIRDITVSRSTDGPIAQNFTIPVQVGNDRWFMNGCPDAGPGFDFDKTGNIHIAWFTGSEFAPGGPGFYYTTSTDDGATFNKPIPIHLLSEQWIPPTTQYLKTDKYGNSWIVFVNSEGMQKSETYSEDFSFKGHGTVHLAIVDKDGNFIRNGNFASGDITKHYPFTTGSDELMAISWVDGDNVKLATIPIA; this is translated from the coding sequence ATGTTTGCTAACAACATAAAGATTTTAGGAATAATTGTTCTTATTACTACATTTGTATTTAGTAATAGTTTACAACATCCAGACAAAATATTTGCAACACCCGCTAGTAATATGACTAATACCACTACTACCTTATCTGCTTCCAATTCGTCTATACCAGGCGAAGGAATTAGTGAAATGTCCATTAATAATACCAATTCAGATAACATAGGTCAAATCATCAATGCTAGTTTAAGTGGGGCAACCTACTCAGTTTTCAAAAATGCATCAACTCCTGCTGTAGCGATCGATCCTAATTCAGGGTCCTTGTATATAGTCTTCTTTAAGAATGAAACAGCCGGTGCTAATTTATATATTCAAAAGTCTACGGACATGGGAAAAACATTTTCACAACCAGTAAGAGTAAATGATGTCAAGGATTCTATCAAAGTAGAGGAACAGTGGAGTGCCCCAGCTTTATCCGTTGGACCAAATAACGATATCCATGTTGTGTGGTATAAAGCCGACCACAGTAATCCTGATAAATATCCATATGGTCAGGTTACCATTCAATATAGTAGATCCCTCGATGGAGGAATGACATTTGCACCTGCCATAAATCCAGCTCCAAATGATCCAAAAGGTGAACAATCCTATCCATTTCTGGCTGTATCCTCAGACGATAAGGTATACATTTCATATCTTAATTTAGACTACGATAAACCTACAGACCTTTCTGGGACACCTACCGTTTTGAGAGTAGTAAGTTCTCAAGACGGAGGTGCCACCTTCGCAAATAGTTCAATAGCTGATAACTCAGCATGTCAGTGTTGTTCTACTGTTGTCAAATTTGGACCTCAAGATGATGTATATGTTACATCTAGATCCACATTTCAAAACCACTCAGTTGCCTTAACCAACGATACTAAAACAGCTTATCAATCTGATAGTGGACAAAATCAAACAATAATTAGAGATATTACAGTATCTCGTTCTACTGATGGACCAATCGCACAGAACTTTACCATCCCAGTACAAGTTGGAAATGATCGTTGGTTTATGAATGGGTGTCCCGATGCAGGACCGGGATTTGACTTTGATAAAACTGGCAATATACACATAGCTTGGTTTACAGGAAGCGAGTTTGCTCCTGGAGGACCAGGCTTCTATTATACGACATCTACTGACGATGGAGCTACATTCAACAAGCCAATTCCAATTCATTTGCTTTCAGAACAATGGATTCCTCCAACAACCCAGTATCTTAAGACAGATAAATACGGAAACTCTTGGATAGTATTTGTAAACTCGGAAGGAATGCAAAAAAGTGAGACTTATAGTGAAGATTTTAGTTTCAAAGGACATGGCACTGTTCACTTGGCAATTGTAGATAAAGATGGCAACTTTATAAGAAATGGTAACTTTGCCTCTGGAGACATTACCAAACACTATCCATTTACAACGGGATCTGATGAGCTGATGGCTATTTCATGGGTGGATGGAGACAATGTAAAGTTGGCAACCATACCAATAGCCTAA
- a CDS encoding cytochrome c biogenesis protein CcdA: MKMFRKKNYSNKNAFNLSIALFSFLIFFSFTLNVEKGFTNLLAFGQSATGPIDNPNQSIPKERIKDYEALSLENGKPITVANATGNLIILNSWATWCVPCREEMPGLEQLYEEYKDKGLEVIGVSVDSFGMDDRIKLFAERIGVTYPIWHDPNDAFTRTFKAIGVPESYLIDKNGTIYHQWKGQFNPVSANTKALVEDALLKVSPSFASAAELSNTTITANLSSTSSPTTDISTTPSSIGDSNAIGSDITTIGIPIAFAAGLLSFLSPCILPIIPSFVAFITGMSSDELLNKNNKRKEGSPKYDDTSDSLDSSINNKIDTKTASGVEEEFEKHESVHKVTAVKSTTFLRGCLFILGFSLVFVALGASITAIGSAFHEYSRWIEIIGGIMIILFGLNLLGILKIPGAQRDRGYKFDKRPAGHVGSLLIGMGFGAGWTPCIGPILASILTVAAVTTSLYEGVLLLVVYSAGLAIPFIISALAIDKYLVTYKKLSKYMPWIHRISVALLIIMGVLLLTGYLTLFTTSLAGTFPMLG; encoded by the coding sequence ATGAAGATGTTTAGAAAAAAAAATTATTCAAATAAAAATGCTTTTAACTTATCAATCGCACTTTTCTCGTTTCTCATCTTTTTTAGTTTCACTTTAAATGTTGAAAAAGGATTTACAAATTTGCTTGCCTTCGGACAATCAGCAACAGGACCGATAGATAATCCTAATCAATCTATCCCAAAGGAAAGGATAAAAGATTATGAAGCGTTATCGCTTGAAAATGGAAAGCCAATAACTGTTGCCAATGCTACAGGAAATTTAATCATATTAAACTCATGGGCTACTTGGTGTGTTCCATGCCGAGAAGAGATGCCAGGTTTAGAACAACTATATGAAGAATATAAGGACAAAGGACTTGAAGTCATAGGTGTAAGCGTCGATAGTTTTGGAATGGATGACCGAATAAAGCTCTTTGCTGAACGAATAGGTGTAACCTACCCTATTTGGCATGATCCCAATGATGCTTTTACCAGGACTTTCAAGGCTATCGGAGTACCTGAGTCGTATTTGATTGATAAAAATGGTACTATATACCATCAATGGAAAGGTCAATTTAATCCTGTATCTGCTAATACAAAAGCTTTGGTAGAGGACGCACTCTTAAAGGTCTCTCCATCATTTGCATCTGCTGCTGAACTTAGTAATACAACTATCACGGCTAATTTATCTTCAACATCTTCTCCAACGACTGACATATCGACCACCCCAAGTTCAATTGGAGATTCCAATGCGATAGGTAGTGATATTACTACGATCGGTATACCGATCGCTTTTGCTGCTGGACTTTTGAGTTTTCTCTCACCTTGCATTCTTCCAATTATTCCAAGCTTTGTTGCCTTCATAACTGGTATGAGCTCTGATGAATTACTAAACAAGAATAACAAAAGAAAAGAGGGCTCACCAAAATATGATGACACTTCTGACAGTCTGGATTCTAGTATCAACAACAAGATTGATACAAAGACAGCGTCTGGAGTAGAAGAAGAATTCGAAAAACACGAATCTGTTCACAAAGTTACTGCCGTAAAATCAACCACATTTCTAAGAGGATGTTTGTTTATCCTTGGATTTTCCCTGGTCTTTGTTGCTCTAGGTGCTTCAATTACTGCAATTGGTTCAGCATTTCATGAATATAGTCGTTGGATTGAAATCATTGGTGGAATCATGATTATACTATTTGGTCTTAATCTTTTGGGGATTCTGAAAATACCAGGAGCTCAAAGAGACCGCGGATACAAATTCGATAAAAGACCTGCAGGACATGTTGGTTCATTGTTGATAGGAATGGGATTTGGAGCAGGCTGGACTCCATGTATTGGACCAATATTGGCAAGCATCTTGACGGTAGCAGCTGTAACCACATCATTATATGAAGGGGTATTACTTTTAGTTGTATATTCAGCTGGGCTGGCAATTCCATTCATTATATCAGCACTGGCTATCGACAAGTATTTGGTAACTTACAAAAAATTAAGTAAGTACATGCCTTGGATTCACAGGATAAGTGTTGCATTGTTAATAATCATGGGTGTTCTATTACTCACTGGTTACTTGACACTATTTACAACCTCTTTGGCAGGAACATTTCCTATGCTGGGATAG
- a CDS encoding cation:proton antiporter: protein MEAMGVIVPFIVAFIVLSAYGLATFEILLIATALTATSIAISIQVLSELGKMQSREARLILGAAIVDDILAIAILSVVVTMVQSGEIMPQITDVILLILKILGLFAILLVGAVLLVPRILHSEKLWKSKGSIEGITTAIFFGVAGLAAYVGLSPIVGAFATGMAVASTRIIKQVEEYAHKLQFIFAPLFFAIIGAQVDLRGVNFEVLALAGIIITIAILTKLIGCGLPSWIFLRDKKNSMRVGIGMVSRGEVGLIVAGVGVTSGVLSSDIYTSIIMMIAVTTIITPIWLKSSYNIKNNLLKKS from the coding sequence ATGGAGGCCATGGGAGTAATTGTGCCGTTCATTGTAGCGTTTATAGTTTTGTCAGCTTACGGGCTGGCTACATTTGAAATACTATTGATAGCTACGGCCTTAACTGCTACAAGTATCGCAATCTCAATTCAAGTTCTATCGGAACTAGGGAAAATGCAATCAAGAGAGGCCCGATTAATCCTTGGGGCTGCAATAGTTGATGACATCCTTGCAATTGCAATACTTTCTGTCGTAGTTACCATGGTACAATCTGGAGAAATTATGCCACAAATAACTGATGTAATACTACTAATTCTAAAAATATTAGGATTATTCGCAATCTTACTTGTTGGGGCAGTCCTTCTTGTTCCCAGGATTTTACACAGTGAAAAATTATGGAAGTCAAAAGGAAGCATAGAGGGAATCACAACGGCCATATTCTTTGGCGTGGCAGGATTGGCTGCTTATGTTGGTTTATCCCCGATAGTTGGAGCTTTTGCCACTGGAATGGCGGTTGCGAGCACCCGAATAATCAAACAGGTTGAAGAATATGCTCATAAATTGCAGTTTATCTTTGCACCATTATTTTTTGCAATAATAGGCGCACAAGTTGATCTTAGAGGTGTCAACTTTGAAGTATTAGCACTAGCTGGAATAATTATTACAATAGCCATTTTAACAAAGCTGATTGGCTGCGGATTGCCTTCTTGGATATTTCTAAGAGATAAGAAAAATTCAATGAGAGTGGGGATAGGGATGGTATCAAGAGGTGAAGTGGGATTAATTGTTGCGGGTGTTGGAGTTACATCTGGAGTACTATCGTCAGATATCTATACTTCCATTATCATGATGATAGCAGTTACAACTATAATTACACCAATTTGGTTAAAAAGCTCATACAATATCAAAAATAATTTATTGAAAAAATCATAA
- a CDS encoding UDP-3-O-(3-hydroxymyristoyl)glucosamine N-acyltransferase, with protein MATWTVESLLEYIEPDYIVEGKILKSVKSVSSLYSGTNNDLTFCSTEGYRGILAILQSNAGVILCKKSMKGHFYLHQGKDQVLIFVHNPRLEFTRIAKKINCNHSSPKVGISSSSVIAGSAKIGRDCYIGDHVVIGEDCIIGDNSKIESKVNLQNCIIGNDCIIQPNTTIGSDGFAFERDSDTLELEKFPHYGKVIIENDVEIYANCSIARGSLSDTIIGQGTKIDALCHVAHNVSIGKNTELTAGTIIGGSTTIGNNCWLGLNSTIKNKLKIGNKVIVGSGSSVINDIDDEDIVAGVPAKSIKRKITANNEKLFLMAGQFNQEEEVNYNNYYKVIRK; from the coding sequence ATGGCTACTTGGACTGTTGAATCACTATTAGAGTATATTGAGCCAGATTACATAGTTGAAGGTAAAATCTTAAAGTCAGTAAAAAGTGTGTCATCACTATATAGTGGTACTAACAATGATCTGACATTTTGTTCTACCGAAGGTTATCGAGGGATTCTAGCTATTTTACAATCAAACGCAGGTGTAATACTTTGTAAAAAAAGCATGAAAGGACATTTCTATTTGCATCAAGGAAAAGATCAAGTGTTGATATTTGTACATAATCCAAGGTTAGAATTTACCAGGATTGCAAAAAAAATTAATTGTAATCATAGTTCACCCAAAGTAGGTATATCTTCAAGTTCTGTTATAGCTGGTTCAGCCAAAATAGGTAGAGATTGTTATATTGGAGACCACGTGGTCATAGGGGAAGATTGCATAATAGGAGACAATTCCAAAATAGAATCAAAGGTAAATTTACAAAATTGTATAATAGGTAATGACTGCATAATTCAACCAAATACAACAATAGGTTCTGATGGTTTTGCCTTTGAAAGAGATAGTGATACATTAGAATTAGAAAAATTTCCTCATTATGGTAAGGTAATTATAGAAAATGATGTAGAAATCTATGCCAACTGTTCTATTGCGAGAGGTTCTTTATCTGATACAATAATAGGGCAAGGAACCAAGATTGATGCTTTATGTCATGTCGCTCATAATGTAAGTATTGGAAAAAATACTGAATTGACTGCAGGGACAATAATAGGCGGAAGTACCACAATAGGCAACAACTGCTGGCTTGGACTAAACAGCACTATAAAAAACAAGTTAAAAATAGGAAACAAGGTTATTGTTGGCTCTGGTAGTTCAGTAATAAACGATATTGATGACGAAGATATAGTAGCAGGTGTTCCAGCTAAATCAATAAAAAGAAAGATTACTGCAAACAATGAGAAACTCTTTTTGATGGCTGGACAATTTAATCAAGAAGAAGAAGTAAATTATAACAATTATTATAAAGTAATTAGAAAATAG
- a CDS encoding winged helix-turn-helix transcriptional regulator, whose translation MNLSSESDLSVLEFELRKTPEKISKRYLILKIVTFVPGIRYRDLLRITKFNNGTLSYHLLTLEKKLMIKILRSEGGHITRYYPYPFPVEEADTLGYLKIKTTRQILLLLSTRGKTSFSEIVAHINKAPSTTSWNLKRLIEAKIITKKKNRESSEFSLRNPKLVEKLVNHNNSNTFLDATIDNYISIIDCF comes from the coding sequence ATGAATTTATCTTCTGAGAGTGATTTGTCGGTGTTAGAATTTGAGCTTCGAAAAACTCCTGAAAAGATTAGCAAGAGATATTTGATTTTAAAAATTGTAACTTTTGTTCCAGGTATCAGGTATAGAGATTTGCTACGGATTACAAAATTTAACAATGGAACCTTATCCTATCATCTATTGACATTAGAAAAGAAGTTAATGATAAAAATACTTCGGTCTGAAGGAGGACACATTACTAGATATTATCCCTATCCGTTTCCTGTCGAAGAAGCAGATACGCTCGGATATCTAAAAATCAAGACAACTAGACAAATACTACTGTTACTATCTACTAGAGGAAAAACTTCATTTTCAGAAATAGTTGCTCATATAAACAAAGCTCCTTCTACAACTTCATGGAATTTAAAAAGACTTATCGAGGCAAAAATTATTACAAAAAAGAAAAATAGAGAGTCTTCAGAATTTTCCCTCAGAAATCCAAAATTAGTAGAAAAGTTAGTAAATCACAATAACAGCAATACATTCTTGGATGCTACCATTGACAATTACATCTCTATAATAGATTGCTTCTAA
- a CDS encoding sialidase family protein, with product MGRIASINVTFILVVGVIALSGFGAILGLSTYTVYAQNTSTTIDQFKVGNESQNKVMEQNLTDIITEINFKELNNVTDPSIAISPDNDTIYLSYSKTENNQTNIYLVNSTDGGETFSSPVRVNSIAGDATKNPWTATKIAVGPNNEIYVLWHVIDESNKEFKYGMSSLRLAKSIDDGASFLTTTYPGNDTLTEKAFFDLAVSKNNSVYITYLDSLSNVTDFTISYPSEVKLLRSFDGGSTFESPITIDKTACDCCKTAALTGDNGEVYVLWRHASHVDRQTYSNGTNPYNYEDKLEEGVIYQVIRDIYITHSNDSGKAESFVNATRVHADNWYMNGCPSAGPDLGFDSNGILHVGWFTGGAAMPGTYYANSTDGGKNFSKPLPILVAEWVPTSETNLAVDGKDNVWITTSDSRNENNTNVFLAVKSMEGKLYKNHLFGIGDKPMISSGKNITGIVWSDKDNLELAVLKLR from the coding sequence ATGGGAAGAATTGCATCAATTAATGTGACATTTATTCTGGTTGTTGGTGTTATAGCTTTAAGTGGTTTTGGAGCAATACTTGGGTTATCCACATATACAGTATATGCACAAAATACGTCTACTACTATAGACCAATTTAAGGTAGGAAACGAATCTCAAAATAAAGTAATGGAGCAGAATCTTACTGATATCATAACCGAAATTAATTTTAAAGAGTTAAATAATGTAACAGATCCTTCAATTGCAATTTCCCCTGATAACGATACTATATACTTATCATACTCCAAAACAGAGAATAATCAAACCAATATTTATCTTGTGAATTCTACAGATGGTGGAGAGACCTTTAGTTCTCCAGTTAGGGTGAATAGTATCGCAGGAGACGCCACTAAAAACCCCTGGACTGCAACAAAAATAGCAGTCGGACCTAACAACGAAATCTACGTTTTATGGCATGTTATAGATGAATCAAATAAAGAATTCAAATACGGTATGAGTTCATTAAGGCTAGCTAAATCAATAGATGACGGGGCATCATTCTTAACTACTACTTATCCTGGAAATGATACTCTAACAGAGAAGGCGTTCTTTGATCTTGCAGTTTCAAAAAATAATTCTGTCTACATAACTTATCTTGACAGCTTATCAAACGTAACTGATTTTACTATTAGTTATCCCTCTGAAGTAAAACTCTTACGTTCATTTGACGGTGGTTCAACTTTTGAATCCCCCATAACAATAGATAAAACAGCATGTGATTGCTGCAAAACCGCTGCGTTAACAGGTGACAATGGAGAAGTATATGTATTATGGAGACACGCATCTCACGTAGATAGACAAACTTATTCCAATGGTACTAATCCTTACAATTACGAGGATAAACTAGAGGAGGGTGTAATTTATCAAGTCATTCGTGATATTTACATAACTCATTCAAATGATTCGGGAAAAGCCGAATCATTTGTTAATGCAACTAGAGTTCATGCCGATAACTGGTATATGAATGGCTGTCCTTCTGCAGGTCCTGATCTTGGATTTGACAGCAACGGTATATTGCATGTAGGATGGTTCACAGGTGGAGCTGCTATGCCAGGGACATACTATGCTAATTCTACAGACGGTGGCAAAAATTTCAGTAAACCACTTCCCATTCTCGTAGCTGAATGGGTCCCTACTAGCGAAACAAATCTTGCTGTCGATGGAAAGGACAACGTATGGATAACAACATCCGATAGTAGAAACGAAAACAACACTAATGTATTTTTGGCTGTAAAATCAATGGAAGGTAAATTGTACAAGAATCATCTATTTGGAATAGGCGACAAGCCGATGATCTCATCTGGCAAAAACATTACTGGAATTGTTTGGTCAGATAAGGACAACCTAGAATTGGCAGTCCTGAAACTTAGATAA
- a CDS encoding sialidase family protein translates to MIISAPIFVVILGNNSLFESSEAQLFSPQVVATHNFTNGHNPSVAVNPNSGELFAVYTLTENNSTNIYITKSQDNGNSFSIPVRINDKIGDAADTWNAIPIRFGSNNEVYVAWMISKEDPDFEWGLTELRVSRSLDGGNSFSPAVNPVTGYKSEKAFFDLSVTGNQTLYLSFLDSLTNESDTRVIQYPSSFKLVKSVDGGKTFDLPSTLDNQNCVCCQTVSTVGPDGEIYFSWRDSQYERDIIPVDPNNPYNYGFSNGSLQDDFDYENYETIRDIVVRHTDDNGSGKKFSPITKVTKDKWYMAGCPDAGPGIAFDSLGRLHVAWFTGSKTASDGIGYYYAYSSDQGKTFSDAIPLLTDKEFIPPTQVSLGVDNNDNIWITFADQRSQDVVRYSEIKEDHQGKVHLSVINKNHQIAYNNPLIEGQIHEIVDLAMSNNDDKSFIGYRDGDSAKIAVVTVNTTTTTTTPTLGIPS, encoded by the coding sequence ATGATTATATCTGCACCTATATTTGTTGTGATATTAGGAAACAATTCATTGTTTGAATCTTCTGAAGCTCAATTGTTTTCCCCTCAAGTAGTCGCTACTCATAACTTTACTAACGGACATAACCCCTCTGTTGCAGTAAATCCAAACAGTGGGGAATTGTTTGCTGTGTATACATTAACAGAGAACAATTCTACAAATATTTACATTACAAAGTCTCAAGATAATGGTAACTCATTTAGTATACCAGTAAGAATTAATGACAAGATCGGAGATGCCGCTGATACATGGAACGCCATTCCAATCCGCTTTGGCTCAAATAACGAAGTGTATGTCGCATGGATGATTTCTAAGGAAGATCCAGATTTTGAATGGGGACTTACCGAATTACGTGTATCGCGGTCTTTGGATGGGGGAAATTCCTTTTCACCGGCTGTCAATCCAGTTACTGGTTACAAGAGTGAAAAAGCATTCTTTGATCTGAGTGTGACTGGAAACCAAACACTTTATTTATCATTTCTTGATAGCCTCACAAATGAATCCGACACTCGAGTAATTCAATATCCTTCTAGCTTCAAACTAGTAAAGTCAGTTGATGGAGGAAAAACTTTTGACTTGCCTTCTACCCTTGATAATCAAAACTGTGTTTGTTGTCAGACAGTTTCTACTGTGGGACCTGATGGAGAAATATATTTCTCATGGCGAGATTCACAATATGAACGAGATATTATTCCAGTAGATCCAAATAATCCATACAATTATGGGTTTAGTAACGGATCTCTGCAAGATGATTTTGACTATGAGAATTATGAAACAATTCGGGATATAGTAGTAAGACATACGGATGATAATGGATCTGGAAAGAAATTTAGTCCAATCACAAAAGTTACCAAAGACAAATGGTATATGGCAGGATGTCCCGACGCTGGGCCTGGCATAGCCTTTGACAGCCTTGGACGGTTACATGTGGCTTGGTTCACTGGAAGTAAAACTGCTTCGGATGGTATAGGCTATTATTACGCTTATTCTAGTGACCAGGGGAAAACATTTAGTGATGCTATACCTCTGCTTACTGACAAGGAATTCATTCCACCTACACAAGTTAGTTTAGGCGTAGATAATAACGACAACATATGGATCACATTTGCAGATCAAAGAAGTCAGGATGTGGTCAGATATTCTGAAATTAAAGAGGATCATCAAGGCAAAGTTCATTTAAGCGTCATAAATAAAAATCACCAAATCGCATATAATAATCCGTTAATTGAAGGACAAATTCATGAAATAGTAGATCTAGCTATGAGCAACAATGATGATAAATCATTTATTGGATATCGAGATGGAGATAGTGCGAAAATTGCAGTGGTAACCGTAAATACCACTACCACTACTACTACTCCAACCCTTGGTATCCCCTCGTAG